A single Struthio camelus isolate bStrCam1 chromosome 8, bStrCam1.hap1, whole genome shotgun sequence DNA region contains:
- the ANGPTL1 gene encoding angiopoietin-related protein 1, whose product MKIFKWTLGVLLFLLLSIGRCTEHSKLNKTSQRRHPRSADSGEEGKKCGYTFLVPEQKITGPICVSTNGPGTGNRKDEVTRMDIENLKDVLSKQKREIDILQLVVDVDGNIVNEVKLLRKESRNMNSRVTQLYMQLLHEIIRKRDNSLELSQLENKVLNVTTEMLKIATKYKELEVKYAALTDLVNNQSVTISLLEEQCLRIFSRQDTHGSPPLVQVVPQHIPNSQSYPPVLLGGNEIQRDPGYPRDRDVRPPPDPATSPTKSPFRVPPLALINEGPFKDCQQAKEAGYSNSGIYMIKPENSNEPMQLWCENSLDPGGWAVIQKRTDGSVNFFRNWDSYKKGFGNIDGEYWLGLENIYMLTNQDNYRLLIELEDWSNKKVYAEYSSFRLEPESEFYRLRLGTYQGNAGDSMIWHNGKQFTTLDRDRDMYTGNCAHFHKGGWWYNACAHSNLNGVWYRGGHYRSKYQDGIFWAEYRGGSYSLKAVQMMIRPID is encoded by the exons atgaagatatttaaATGGACTTTGGGTGTACTGCTATTCCTCCTGTTGTCTATCGGACGTTGTACAGAACACTCTAAGCTTAATAAAACATCCCAGCGGAGGCACCCTCGCTCAGCAGAcagtggagaggaaggaaagaaatgtggTTACACATTCTTGGTCCCAGAACAAAAAATCACAGGGCCAATTTGTGTGAGTACGAACGGACCAGGTACTGGCAACAGAAAAGATGAAGTGACAAGAATGGACATAGAAAACTTGAAGGATGTGCTGTCCAAGCAAAAGCGGGAGATCGATATATTGCAATTGGTGGTGGATGTGGATGGAAACATTGTGAATGAAGTCAAATTACTGAGGAAAGAAAGTCGTAATATGAACTCTCGGGTCACTCAACTCTACATGCAACTCTTGCATGAGATAATTCGAAAGCGTGATAACTCACTTGAGCTTTCCCAACTGGAAAACAAAGTCCTTAATGTTACAACAGAAATGTTGAAGATAGCAACAAAATACAAAGAGCTTGAAGTAAAATACGCAGCACTAACTGATCTTGTAAATAACCAGTCTGTGACCATCTCTCTATTGGAAGAGCAGTGCTTGAGAATCTTCTCCCGACAGGACACCCACGGGTCTCCACCTCTCGTTCAAGTGGTGCCACAGCACATTCCCAACAGTCAGTCGTACCCTCCCGTTCTTTTGGGAGGTAATGAGATACAGCGAGATCCAGGTTATCCTAGAGACAGAGATGTAAGACCACCACCTGATCCAGCTACTTCTCCGACAAAAAGTCCTTTCAGAGTTCCACCACTAGCTTTAATTAATGAAG GTCCATTCAAAGACTGTCAACAAGCCAAAGAAGCTGGGTACTCCAACAGCGGGATTTATATGATCAAACCTGAAAATAGCAATGAACCAATGCAGTTATGGTGTGAGAACAGCTTGGACCCTGGAGGATGGGCAGTTATTCAGAAGAGGACAGATGGATCTGTCAACTTTTTCAGAAACTGGGACAGTTACAAG aAAGGATTTGGAAACATTGATGGAGAGTACTGGCTGGGactagaaaatatttacatgctTACCAATCAGGATAATTACAGGCTATTGATTGAACTGGAAGACTGGAGCAATAAGAAAGTCTATGCAGAATACAGCAGTTTCCGCCTGGAGCCCGAGAGTGAATTCTACAGGCTGCGCTTAGGAACGTACCAGGGAAACGCAGGCGATTCCATGATATGGCACAACGGAAAACAATTTACAACACTGGACAGAGACAGGGATATGTATACAG GAAACTGCGCTCACTTTCACAAAGGCGGTTGGTGGTACAACGCGTGTGCGCATTCTAACCTCAACGGAGTGTGGTACAGAGGAGGCCACTACAGAAGCAAGTATCAGGACGGAATTTTTTGGGCTGAGTACCGGGGAGGTTCCTACTCCCTGAAAGCAGTTCAAATGATGATCAGACCTATagactga